A portion of the Trichoplusia ni isolate ovarian cell line Hi5 chromosome 12, tn1, whole genome shotgun sequence genome contains these proteins:
- the LOC113499278 gene encoding charged multivesicular body protein 4b, which translates to MSFLGKLFGGKKEEKGPSTHEAIQKLRETEELLLKKQDFLEKKIDIEIQTARKNGTKNKRAAIAALKRKKRYEKQLTQIDGTLTQIEAQREALEGANTNAQVLNTMREAANAMKLAHKDIDVDKVHDIMDDIAEQHDISREITDAISNNVAFPNDIDEDELERELEELEQEDLDKEMLGINVPTDKLPDVPTSELVHDKPKPSKSKQTEEDEELAQLQSWAT; encoded by the exons ATGAGTTTTCTGGGGAAACTCTTTGGTGGGAAGAAGGAGGAAAAAGGGCCATCCACACATGAAGCGATACAGAAATTACGTGAGACGGAGGAGTTATTGCTTAAAAAACAAGACTTTCTAGAGAAAAAGATCGATATTGAAATACAGACGGCTAGGAAAAACGGCACGAAGAACAAGCGGG CTGCGATCGCCGCGTTAAAACGCAAGAAGCGCTATGAGAAACAGCTGACCCAGATTGATGGAACCCTCACACAGATCGAAGCGCAGCGCGAGGCGTTAGAAGGAGCCAACACTAACGCTCAAGTACTCAACACTATGCGTGAGGCTGCCAACGCTATGAAACTCGCGCACAAGGATAT TGACGTCGATAAGGTTCACGATATAATGGACGACATCGCGGAACAGCACGACATCTCGCGGGAGATCACAGACGCGATCAGCAACAACGTCGCCTTCCCCAACGATATCGACGAGGACGAACTCGAGAGGGAGTTGGAGGAACTTGAACAG GAGGACCTGGATAAGGAGATGCTGGGCATCAACGTGCCGACAGACAAGCTGCCCGATGTGCCCACCTCCGAGCTGGTCCACGACAAGCCCAAGCCCAGCAAGTCCAAGCAGACCG AGGAAGACGAAGAATTGGCACAGCTGCAGTCGTGGGCTACATAA